In the genome of Gemmatimonadaceae bacterium, the window ATGCTCTCGCATTCGAGCGGCCGTTCAACATTTCCATTCGCATCCGTTTCTTTACCGACTGTCGCGAGTCGCGCCTGAACGAAGCCGGGCGATTTCCTGATCGCGCGCAGCCGCTCACCCTTGTAAACAGGTCGCGCCTTTACGTCACCTGCAAGAGCAGATACCCGGCCCACAATGAGCCGACGAGCGCGCCACCGTAAAGGAGCGGGTTGATCACTTCGTTCAGGTGCTTGATCTGCAACCCATCATAGAGTGTGTAACGGAAGCGATGGGCTCCGTGAAACAGCGAAAACATGCACAGGACGAATAAAACCACGCGCGTGAGCGGATGACGCAACAGAACGAGCAGATGCTCGTGGCCAGGTGGCGAGATCCATCCAAGAGGGAACGCGAGTCCGAACAAGAATAGCAGGCTGGGTATCAGCATCGCCGACACCACGCCGCCGGCGCTGAAAAGCAGCCACAGCAAGGGCTCCACGGATCGTCTCGCCATTTACTCTCCGAGAACGAGCCAGACCACGAGCGCTGACGACAGCGCCCAGGCCACGTAGTTTGAGGCCATGATCAATGGTCCGGGCACTCGCTTGCCCAGCACGCGCACCACCATCGCCTGGGGCGCAAGGTTGAACCAGGTGATCGCATGCAACGCGACGAAGCACAGGCTCACGATGTTGATGACGAGAACGAAAAGGCTGCCGGACCAGGCCAGGAACTGTTCGTATCGAGAGTCCCCCTGGCTCACTGCGCGGACCAGCAAGAGGAGGTAGACGACCGACCACGCAACGAAGACGCTGCTCAGCTCGCGAAGGATGAACGCGAGATAGGAGCGGCGTTCCAGCCACCAGTACGTGGACACCCGCCGGCGGAACCAGCGCGGATGGTACTCGGCGGGGGCCGAGCGTTCGCTCATCGCGTGCTCCATGGCACCAGGAAAGCTTGCAGCGAGTCCAGCGCAGCGGTCAGCTTGTAACGCTGAATGGCACCGGCGGGATCGACATCCTTCGGACAGACCTCGGTGCATTCTCCCACGAAGGTGCAACCCCAAATGCCTTCGTGTTTGGAAAGGACCTCGAGTCGTTCGCGCGCGCCTTCGTCACGGGAGTCGAGGTTGTATCGTTGGGCGAGGGCGATGGCCGCCGGCCCAATGAACTCCTGGTCCAGGCCGTAGATCGGGCAGGCAGCGTAACACAGCATGCAGTTGATGCACATGCTGTACTGCGCGTACTCGTCCATCTCCTGCGGCGTCTGCAGATACTCGCCATCGGATAGCGGTTTGTGGTCCTTGCGGATGATCCAGGGTTTCACCTTGCTCAACTTTCGCATGAAGTCGCCGATCTCGACGACGAGGTCGCGAATGACTGGGAAGTTGCGCAGAGGCTCCACGCGCACGGGACCCGGGGCGTAGTCGGCCAGGAACGTGGCGCACGTCAATTTCGGTTCGCCATTTACGGTCATCCCGCAGCTCCCACAAATGCCCATCCGGCACGACCAGCGGTACGACAGCGTACCGTCCAGCCGGTCCTTGACATAATTCAGCCCATCGAGCACGACCCAGTCTTTGGGACAGGGCACGTCGTATTCCTGGAAAGTGGGAGCCGCCTCCTCCTCGGGACGGTAGCGTGCTACCTGCAGCGTGATCATGTCCGCCATTGAGTGCTACCTCCCATAGACCCGCTCGCCCGGAGGCCAGCGGGTGAGTGTCACCGGCAGATATTCCACCCGGCACGAGGCGTCGGGAGTCCGGTAGATAAGCGAATGCGCAAGAAAGCGCTGATCGTCGCGTGCGGGGAAGTCGGTGCGCTGGTGCGCGCCGCGTGACTCCTCCCGGCGCAGAGCAGCATTGACTATCGCCTCAGCGACGTCGAGCATGAAGGACAACTCGAGGGCCGCCACCCGCTCGGTGTTGAACGTGCGGCTCTGATCCTCGATGCGCACGTCGCCGAAACGCTCCTGCAGTTCGCGCAGCCTGTCGGCCCCTCGTGCCAGCGTGTCGCCGGAGCGATAGATGCCGGCACTCTCCTCCATCGTCTTCTGCATTTCCTCGCGAAGCGTAGCCAGGCGCTCGCGTCCGCCGCTCTGGTGCAGGAACTCGTTCGCCAACTGTCTCTCCTCGTCCCGCGCCTGCGCGAGCACCGCCGGGCTGGTCTTCACTTCGCCGGCAGCATATTCGGCGGCGGCGCGTCCGGCCCGGGCGCCGAACACGAGCAGCTCGGGCAGAGAGTTGGATCCCAGCCGGTTCGCACCGTTGATGCTCACGCAGGCCACCTCCCCCGCCGCGTACAATCCGGCCAGTGGCGTGGCACCATCGATGTCCGTGTGCACGCCGCCCATCATGTAGTGGACCACCGGCCTGACGGGAATGAGGTCCGTGACGGGGTCGATGTTCTGGTACTTCAGGCACAGCTCGCGCACGAAGGGGAGCTTGGTGTTGATTATTTTCTCGCCCAGGTGGCGGAGGTCGAGGTGGACGACGTGTCCGTAGGGCGTGTCGATGGTTCTCCCCTTCGCCACCTCCTGCACGAAGGCCTGCGACAGGCGATCTCGCGGCCCCAGCTCCATGCTGCGAAAGACCGGCTTCGGCTCCGGCTTGCCGAGGTTGTAGTCCTGCAGGTAGCGATAGCCGTCCTTGTTGATGAGGTACCCGCCCTCCGCCCGCGCCGCCTCGGTGATCAGGATGCCGGTGAACGGCAGGCCGGTGGGGTGGTACTGCACAAACTCCATGTCCTTCAGCGGGGCGCCTGCCCGGAAGGCGAGGGCCATACCGTCGCCCGTTTTGATACTGGCGTTGGTGGTGAAGGGGAAGACCCGGCCGCAGCCTCCCGTACACAGGATGACCGCGCGTGCTGTGATGGTCTCGACCTTCCCCGACATCAGCTCGATGGCGACCACCCCCTGAACATGGCCGTCATCGACCAGGAGCTTCGTCACGAACCATTCGTCGTAGCGAAAAACGCTCGTGTATTGGAGGGTCGTTTGGAAAAGCGTGTGGAGCATGTGGAAGCCGGTTTTGTCGGCGGCGAACCACGTACGCATCTTCTTCATTCCCCCGAACGGGCGTACGGCAATGCGGCCGTCAGGCTCGCGGCTCCACGGACATCCCCAGTGTTCCAGTTGGAGCAGCTCCTGGGGTGCTTCCCTGATGAAGGCCTCCACAGCGTCTTGATCGCTGAGCCAATCTCCGCCCGAGATCGTATCGTACGCGTGTTCGTCGAAGCTGTCGTCAGGGGCGATCACTCCCGCGGCGCCTCCCTCGGCCGAAACCGTGTGGCTGCGCATCGGATACACCTTGGAGACCACGGCGATGCTGAGGCGCGGGTTGGTCTCGGCGATGGCAATGGCGGCGCGCAACCCCGCCCCGCCGCCGCCCACCAGCAACACGTCATGAGAAGGGATCACGGCCCGCTTGTCCCTTATCGACCGTGCATAGCTACTTGGCCCACAGCCGCTCATCCACCAGGACCTTGCCGTCGTGACGGACCACCTTGCGACTCATGCTGCCATCGTGATACTCGTGACGAATGCTGCGGCAGCCGCAAGCATAGTCCAGCTCCTCAGTAAGCAATGCATCATCGTCCCGATCCTGGTAGCTCTCTGCATCCGCGATCCGCCCGCATGGCGCCTGTTGGCCCTTCAAGCTGGTGCTCTTGCTAGCCATCGTCTGCCTCCTTTGCTGGATCGAGCGACCCGCTGGCTCTATCATCTATCTCGGGATGGAACTGCACAAGGACTCGATTACCATCTGAATTCAGGGCCGGTCCGGGAATGGCAACGCGACCCGCAGTCCACGCACCAGTGGGCGGAGAGCCTGGAAGTCCCGATCTCGCGTGACTACCACCCACCCACGCTCCCGTGCCTGCACGGCCAGAAGCGCGTCATTCTGCCGACTCGCGCTCAGTCCCGCCGTCCCGCTCCGAGCGAGGATCGCGCCGGTACGACGCCACGCCGCGGTCGAAGCGGCAACAACTCGCCCGCGCCGCTCAAACGCTTCGAGAGAAGACGTCGTCAAGCACCCGCCGCGCTTTGTCGGTCCGCGCCCCCGCCATCAGCTCCGCAGCAACGATGCTCGAGAGCACCGTCGACGGCAGCGCCCAGTTAAGAAACGCCTTCAGTCGATCCAGATCCAATGGTTGGCGGAGGGCGTCAACGAAGACGTTCGTGTCGAGGGTGTAGATCAACCAGCGCGGCGGACCCGCTCGATGCTGGCCAGCCCGCCGGCCGCCACAAGCTGATCCAGCGCCTGGAACACCTCCGTGCGGAACACGACGAGGTCCAGGGCCGCGTCCACCGCAGCCGTCTCGGTTCGGTGCCAAGAGCGGCCTTCGCGGCGTCCAGCTTGCGCTGATCCATCAGCATGTTCTTGCGCTTCATCACGCGGGTTGTCCTGGCCATCGGTGGCTCGAAGAAAGGGGAACGCCGCACGATACTGTGGCGCCGCGAGCCGAGCGGACGGGCGAATAGCTCCGCCCCGACCACCCGCGGTGGCGTAGCGCGGCGTGCCGCGTCGCGCGATACTTCAACGTCCCCGGTTGAAATTCCTATTCCCTATCCCCCCGATTGAAATTCCTATCCCCAATTTCCTCCACGCGCCGGCAGAAGACTCTCCAGCGAGTCAGCCGAAGGAGATGAACATGTTTCATTCCCCACCGCTCCGCCCAATCGTCATCCTGGTCCAGTGCGCCACCTTCCTCGCGACTTCATTCCCGCTTCTCGCGCAGATCCCGGCGGTGACACCCACGCAAGGTCAGAGGCCCACATTCGTCCCTCGTATCAAGGAGATCAGGAGTCCCGCCGGTACTTATGACGGCAGGCCGAAACTGCTGCCACTCCAGACCTTCACCGTAGAGGGCAGTCTGTTCAACGATCTGGCCTCGCAGAACAGGATCACCGTCGTTCGGCCCTCAACCACCTTCTCGCCTGCAGTCCAGGTCGCTGAGATCATGCCTCTGTCGGCGACTAGCACCAAGCTCACGGCGCGGATTCCGGCGAACGTCGAAGGAGGCAGTTACGTCCTGCGGGTGAAGGTCGAAGGCTCAGAGCCGTCGAATGGCATCTTCGTCGAAGTTGCCGATCTCAACATAGGCGCGAGAATGGGAACGCCCCA includes:
- the frdD gene encoding fumarate reductase subunit FrdD, translated to MARRSVEPLLWLLFSAGGVVSAMLIPSLLFLFGLAFPLGWISPPGHEHLLVLLRHPLTRVVLFVLCMFSLFHGAHRFRYTLYDGLQIKHLNEVINPLLYGGALVGSLWAGYLLLQVT
- a CDS encoding succinate dehydrogenase/fumarate reductase iron-sulfur subunit produces the protein MADMITLQVARYRPEEEAAPTFQEYDVPCPKDWVVLDGLNYVKDRLDGTLSYRWSCRMGICGSCGMTVNGEPKLTCATFLADYAPGPVRVEPLRNFPVIRDLVVEIGDFMRKLSKVKPWIIRKDHKPLSDGEYLQTPQEMDEYAQYSMCINCMLCYAACPIYGLDQEFIGPAAIALAQRYNLDSRDEGARERLEVLSKHEGIWGCTFVGECTEVCPKDVDPAGAIQRYKLTAALDSLQAFLVPWSTR
- the frdA gene encoding fumarate reductase (quinol) flavoprotein subunit — translated: MIPSHDVLLVGGGGAGLRAAIAIAETNPRLSIAVVSKVYPMRSHTVSAEGGAAGVIAPDDSFDEHAYDTISGGDWLSDQDAVEAFIREAPQELLQLEHWGCPWSREPDGRIAVRPFGGMKKMRTWFAADKTGFHMLHTLFQTTLQYTSVFRYDEWFVTKLLVDDGHVQGVVAIELMSGKVETITARAVILCTGGCGRVFPFTTNASIKTGDGMALAFRAGAPLKDMEFVQYHPTGLPFTGILITEAARAEGGYLINKDGYRYLQDYNLGKPEPKPVFRSMELGPRDRLSQAFVQEVAKGRTIDTPYGHVVHLDLRHLGEKIINTKLPFVRELCLKYQNIDPVTDLIPVRPVVHYMMGGVHTDIDGATPLAGLYAAGEVACVSINGANRLGSNSLPELLVFGARAGRAAAEYAAGEVKTSPAVLAQARDEERQLANEFLHQSGGRERLATLREEMQKTMEESAGIYRSGDTLARGADRLRELQERFGDVRIEDQSRTFNTERVAALELSFMLDVAEAIVNAALRREESRGAHQRTDFPARDDQRFLAHSLIYRTPDASCRVEYLPVTLTRWPPGERVYGR
- a CDS encoding PIN domain-containing protein is translated as MIYTLDTNVFVDALRQPLDLDRLKAFLNWALPSTVLSSIVAAELMAGARTDKARRVLDDVFSRSV